The Balaenoptera acutorostrata chromosome 15, mBalAcu1.1, whole genome shotgun sequence genome contains a region encoding:
- the IFT22 gene encoding intraflagellar transport protein 22 homolog codes for MLKAKILFVGPCESGKTVLANFLTESSDITEYNPTQGVRILEFENPHVTSNDKSTGCEFELWDCGGDPKFESCWPALMKDSHGVVIVFNADIPSHLKEIEMWYSCFVQQQFLQDTQCLLIAHHKPGSGSDKGNLALAPPLNKLKLVHSNLEDDPEEIRMEFIKYLRSIINSVSESRDREEMSIIT; via the exons ATGCTGAAGGCCAAGATCCTCTTCGTGGGGCCCTGCGAG AGTGGAAAAACCGTTTTGGCCAACTTCCTGACAGAATCTTCTGACATCACCGAATACAACCCAACCCAAGGAGTGAG GATCCTGGAATTTGAGAACCCACACGTTACCAGCAACGACAAAAGCACGGGGTGTGAATTTGAGCTCTGGGACTGTGGTGGCGATCCAAA GTTCGAGTCTTGCTGGCCAGCCCTGATGAAGGACTCTCACGGGGTGGTGATCGTCTTCAATGCTGACATCCCAAGCCACCTGAAGGAAATTGAGATGTGGTATTCCTGCTTCGTCCAGCAGCAGTTTTTACAGGATACTCAATGTCTGTTAATTGCACACCACAAACCAGGCTCTGGAAGTGACAAAGGAAACCTGGCTTTGG cgCCACCCTTGAACAAGCTGAAGCTGGTGCACTCAAATCTTGAGGATGACCCAGAAGAGATCAGAATGGAGTTCATAAAGTATTTAAGAAGCATAATCAACTCAGTGTCTGAGAGCAGAGACCGGGAGGAGATGTCAATTATCACCTAA